A genomic segment from Nicotiana sylvestris chromosome 1, ASM39365v2, whole genome shotgun sequence encodes:
- the LOC104225640 gene encoding TNF receptor-associated factor homolog 1b-like isoform X1 gives MASSASEEAGTGRSLEGVSNGQQRCQSSEALAEWRSSEQLENGTPSTSPPYWDSDDDEDAGPKPSELYGKYTWKIDKFSQINKRELRSNAFEVGGFKWYILIYPQGCDVCNHLSLFLCVANHDKLLPGVIMLVVHPNLSSSVAVAVLLMFSCLLIKTGWSHFAQFTIAVVNKDPKKSKYSDTLHRFWKKEHDWGWKKFMELSKVLEGFIDADTLIIKAQVQVIRERADRPFRCLDCQYRRELVRVYLTNVEQICRRFVEERRGRLGKLIEDKARWSSFCAFWLGMDQNSRCCMSREKSDSILKVIVKHFFIEKEVTSTLVMDSLYSGLKAIEGHTKGKKGKGKYLDAEEQLVPIVRLDEDMFVLVDDVLLLLERAALEPLPPKDEKGPQNRTKDGASGEDFNKDSIVRDERRLTELGRRTIEIFVLAHIFSKIEVAYQEAVALKRQEELIREEEASWLAETELKAKKASDKEKKSKKKQGKQKKNNRKTKDKGRDEKICVIEQEKAERDGCIGDGNDYETEEPEAALGKTDILEDVSDISDSVDCVPEANHPDFEDRGASPVNWDTDTSEMRPSTETSCSGLSGLSSVQNGISGKSLSVMDDSSSTCSTDSVPSAATNAPYRGTSNHKNQKSPSRVANHRSKSTSNAADCASETHSQPVDALPDAGRLSDTAVSYGPTRSESRAIAHSHEQEVVKKKIVVSQQRKLTEADTQRPLLEKPHVMSPPRSPPKSAASAVQSKSELKVSVTSDPNFVKRLSLESPKLTHKSTTLANSAETAVLSKADPHKVLERHAAEKPSVHSVSITPQNFQSRQVTSSATTEKPKSQVPALSRPLSAPVVPGPRPATPVVSMVPASPLLARSVSAAGQLGSDPSPATHSYVPQSYRNAIVGNPVSGSSAGFSQPYSPSPVVNSSQSYPQSPSLISGPSFLPQGSERIEPSCIRPSFSYGMMNHDTLQNGLQWESSQRDSRSMSRDHASMRNEFQNFDLFKPVNSRTHDHIPSEFPACTSGRQSQSALADEFPHLDIINDLLDDEHGIGRTSMPNTGFHQSYNNGSHHLNRHFSFPGDIGMPAADLGPSTSSCRFERTRSYHDEIQHSFSGVPFDSVNRDMIRQPNPRFISGQIDGLVPNQWQMMGSDPSFLGMRNVENDPSYPYHVPDYSNVACGVNGYGVYRPPNGL, from the exons ATGGCTTCAAGTGCATCTGAGGAAGCTGGTACGGGGCGGTCGTTGGAGGGAGTGTCAAATGGCCAGCAGAGATGCCAATCTAGTGAAGCGTTGGCCGAATGGAGGTCTTCGGAGCAGTTGGAGAATGGAACTCCGTCCACATCGCCTCCTTACTGGGATagtgatgatgatgaagatgctG GACCTAAACCTTCCGAGCTTTATGGGAAATATACCTGGAAGATTGATAAGTTTTCACAAATTAACAAGAGAGAACTTCGGAGTAATGCATTTGAGGTCGGAGGCTTCAAATG GTATATTTTGATTTACCCTCAAGGATGCGATGTCTGCAATCATCTCTCTTTGTTTCTGTGTGTGGCTAATCATGACAAGCTCCTTCCAGGTGTGATAATGTTGGTAGTTCACCCAAACCTATCTTCAAGTGTTGCTGTAGCTGTGTTGTTGATGTTTTCTTGTCTTTTGATAAAAACAGGTTGGAGTCATTTTGCTCAATTCACTATTGCTGTGGTGAACAAAGATCCTAAGAAATCCAAGTATTCAG ATACATTACATCGTTTCTGGAAGAAAGAGCATGATTGGGGTTGGAAAAAGTTTATGGAGCTTTCAAAAGTTTTAGAAGGGTTTATTGATGCTGATACCCTCATAATTAAAGCTCAAGTTCAAGTTATCAG GGAGAGAGCGGATCGTCCCTTTCGTTGCCTTGACTGTCAATATAGGAGGGAGCTTGTTAGAGTATATTTGACCAATGTTGAACAGATTTGCCGCCGTTTTGTTGAAGAGCGGAGAGGAAGACTTGGAAAGTTGATAGAGGATAAAGCTAGATGGTCGAG TTTCTGTGCTTTTTGGCTGGGAATGGACCAAAATTCTAGGTGCTGCATGTCTCGGGAGAAATCAGATTCGATTTTGAAAGTGATTGTCAAGCACTTCTTCATTGAAAAAGAGGTTACATCTACTCTGGTGATGGACTCTTTGTACAGTGGGCTTAAGGCTATTGAAGGCCATACTAAAGGCAAGAAAGGTAAGGGGAAATATTTGGATGCAGAAGAACAACTCGTTCCTATTGTTCGTTTGGATGAAGACATGTTTGTCTTGGTCGATGATGTCTTGCTATTGCTTGAGAGGGCTGCCTTGGAACCGCTGCCTCCAAAGGATGAGAAAGGTCCCCAGAACCGTACAAAG GATGGTGCTTCAGGAGAAGACTTCAACAAAGATTCCATTGTGCGTGACGAGAGGCGCCTAACTGAACTAGGTCGTCGAACAATTGAGATATTTGTCCTTGCACATATTTTCAG TAAAATTGAGGTCGCATATCAGGAAGCTGTTGCTTTAAAGAGGCAAGAGGAGCTCATCCGTGAAGAAGAGGCTTCTTGGCTGGCTGAAACTGAGCTGAAAGCTAAAAAAGCGTCTGacaaggaaaagaagtcaaagaAAAAGCAG GGTAAACAGAAAAAGAATAATCGCAAAACAAAGGATAAGGGGAGGGATGAGAAAATTTGTGTTATCGAGCAAGAGAAGGCTGAACGAGATGGGTGTATCGGTGATGGAAATGACTATGAGACTGAGGAGCCAGAGGCAGCATTGGGAAAAACAGATATACTGGAAGATGTTTCGGACATTTCTGATTCAGTTGATTGTGTCCCAGAAGCAAACCATCCTGATTTTGAGGACAGAGGCGCAAGTCCTGTCAACTGGGATACTGACACCTCTGAAATGCGTCCTTCAACAGAAACTAGCTGCAGTGGATTGAGTGGCCTTTCATCTGTACAGAATGGAATTTCAGGAAAAAGTCTTTCTGTTATGGATGATAGTTCATCAACGTGTTCTACTGACTCAGTCCCTTCAGCAGCTACGAATGCGCCTTACAGAGGGACTTCGAACCATAAAAACCAGAAATCACCCAGCAG AGTGGCTAACCACAGAAGCAAATCAACCAGTAATGCAGCTGACTGCGCTAGTGAAACGCATAGTCAGCCAGTAGATGCTCTTCCAGATGCAGGGCGGCTGAGTGATACAGCTGTAAGTTATGGGCCAACTAGATCCGAGTCTCGGGCTATTGCGCATTCGCACGAgcaggaagtggtgaagaag AAAATAGTAGTTTCACAGCAGAGAAAGCTGACAGAGGCTGATACACAGAGACCTCTCTTGGAGAAGCCACATGTCATGTCTCCTCCTAGAAGCCCTCCAAAAAGTGCAGCATCTGCCGTTCAGTCGAAGTCAGAACTAAAGGTCTCGGTCACAAGTGATCCAAATTTTGTTAAAAGATTGTCTTTGGAAAGTCCTAAGCTGACTCATAAATCGACAACGTTGGCTAATTCAGCTGAAACTGCTGTGTTGTCGAAGGCTGATCCTCATAAAGTTTTAGAACGACACGCGGCAGAGAAGCCTTCGGTGCATTCAGTATCTATTACACCTCAGAACTTCCAATCTCGTCAAGTGACTTCCTCTGCGACAACTGAAAAACCCAAATCACAAGTTCCTGCCCTGTCCAGACCCTTGAGTGCTCCTGTAGTACCTGGGCCTAGGCCTGCTACCCCTGTTGTTTCCATGGTTCCGGCATCGCCATTACTGGCCCGTTCAGTGAGTGCAGCTGGTCAATTGGGCTCTGACCCGTCACCAGCAACACACAGTTATGTTCCTCAGTCCTATCGAAATGCAATTGTGGGCAATCCTGTTTCTGGAAGTTCGGCTGGTTTTAGTCAACCCTATTCTCCAAGTCCAGTGGTTAACAGTTCACAGTCATATCCTCAATCACCTTCACTGATTTCTGGGCCGTCATTTTTACCACAAGGCTCAGAAAGAATAGAACCTAGTTGTATCAGACCAAGTTTTTCATATGGAATGATGAATCATGATACCCTCCAGAATGGACTGCAATGGGAGAGTTCCCAGAGGGACAGCAGGAGTATGTCCCGGGACCATGCTTCTATGAGAAACGAGTTTCAAAACTTTGATTTGTTCAAGCCTGTAAACAGCAGAACACATGATCATATCCCATCCGAGTTTCCAGCCTGCACGTCTGGACGCCAGTCTCAAAGTGCACTGGCCGATGAATTTCCACATCTTGATATCATCAACGACTTGCTTGATGATGAGCATGGAATTGGAAGGACTTCGATGCCCAACACAGGCTTTCATCAAAGTTATAACAATGGGTCACACCATCTGAATCGGCATTTCTCTTTCCCTGGTGATATTGGGATGCCTGCTGCTGATCTAGGTCCCTCAACAAGTTCCTGTAGATTTGAGCGAACACGAAGTTATCATGATGAAATCCAGCATAGTTTTTCCGGAGTCCCTTTTGATAGTGTTAATAGGGATATGATTCGGCAGCCTAATCCACGGTTTATAAGTGGGCAGATTGATGGTTTAGTTCCTAACCAGTGGCAAATGATGGGTTCTGATCCATCATTTCTAGGAATGAGGAATGTGGAAAATGATCCTAGTTACCCATATCACGTTCCTGACTACTCGAACGTGGCTTGTGGAGTAAATGGCTATGGAGTATATAGGCCTCCAAATGGTCTTTGA
- the LOC104225640 gene encoding TNF receptor-associated factor homolog 1b-like isoform X2, translating into MASSASEEAGTGRSLEGVSNGQQRCQSSEALAEWRSSEQLENGTPSTSPPYWDSDDDEDAGPKPSELYGKYTWKIDKFSQINKRELRSNAFEVGGFKWYILIYPQGCDVCNHLSLFLCVANHDKLLPGWSHFAQFTIAVVNKDPKKSKYSDTLHRFWKKEHDWGWKKFMELSKVLEGFIDADTLIIKAQVQVIRERADRPFRCLDCQYRRELVRVYLTNVEQICRRFVEERRGRLGKLIEDKARWSSFCAFWLGMDQNSRCCMSREKSDSILKVIVKHFFIEKEVTSTLVMDSLYSGLKAIEGHTKGKKGKGKYLDAEEQLVPIVRLDEDMFVLVDDVLLLLERAALEPLPPKDEKGPQNRTKDGASGEDFNKDSIVRDERRLTELGRRTIEIFVLAHIFSKIEVAYQEAVALKRQEELIREEEASWLAETELKAKKASDKEKKSKKKQGKQKKNNRKTKDKGRDEKICVIEQEKAERDGCIGDGNDYETEEPEAALGKTDILEDVSDISDSVDCVPEANHPDFEDRGASPVNWDTDTSEMRPSTETSCSGLSGLSSVQNGISGKSLSVMDDSSSTCSTDSVPSAATNAPYRGTSNHKNQKSPSRVANHRSKSTSNAADCASETHSQPVDALPDAGRLSDTAVSYGPTRSESRAIAHSHEQEVVKKKIVVSQQRKLTEADTQRPLLEKPHVMSPPRSPPKSAASAVQSKSELKVSVTSDPNFVKRLSLESPKLTHKSTTLANSAETAVLSKADPHKVLERHAAEKPSVHSVSITPQNFQSRQVTSSATTEKPKSQVPALSRPLSAPVVPGPRPATPVVSMVPASPLLARSVSAAGQLGSDPSPATHSYVPQSYRNAIVGNPVSGSSAGFSQPYSPSPVVNSSQSYPQSPSLISGPSFLPQGSERIEPSCIRPSFSYGMMNHDTLQNGLQWESSQRDSRSMSRDHASMRNEFQNFDLFKPVNSRTHDHIPSEFPACTSGRQSQSALADEFPHLDIINDLLDDEHGIGRTSMPNTGFHQSYNNGSHHLNRHFSFPGDIGMPAADLGPSTSSCRFERTRSYHDEIQHSFSGVPFDSVNRDMIRQPNPRFISGQIDGLVPNQWQMMGSDPSFLGMRNVENDPSYPYHVPDYSNVACGVNGYGVYRPPNGL; encoded by the exons ATGGCTTCAAGTGCATCTGAGGAAGCTGGTACGGGGCGGTCGTTGGAGGGAGTGTCAAATGGCCAGCAGAGATGCCAATCTAGTGAAGCGTTGGCCGAATGGAGGTCTTCGGAGCAGTTGGAGAATGGAACTCCGTCCACATCGCCTCCTTACTGGGATagtgatgatgatgaagatgctG GACCTAAACCTTCCGAGCTTTATGGGAAATATACCTGGAAGATTGATAAGTTTTCACAAATTAACAAGAGAGAACTTCGGAGTAATGCATTTGAGGTCGGAGGCTTCAAATG GTATATTTTGATTTACCCTCAAGGATGCGATGTCTGCAATCATCTCTCTTTGTTTCTGTGTGTGGCTAATCATGACAAGCTCCTTCCAG GTTGGAGTCATTTTGCTCAATTCACTATTGCTGTGGTGAACAAAGATCCTAAGAAATCCAAGTATTCAG ATACATTACATCGTTTCTGGAAGAAAGAGCATGATTGGGGTTGGAAAAAGTTTATGGAGCTTTCAAAAGTTTTAGAAGGGTTTATTGATGCTGATACCCTCATAATTAAAGCTCAAGTTCAAGTTATCAG GGAGAGAGCGGATCGTCCCTTTCGTTGCCTTGACTGTCAATATAGGAGGGAGCTTGTTAGAGTATATTTGACCAATGTTGAACAGATTTGCCGCCGTTTTGTTGAAGAGCGGAGAGGAAGACTTGGAAAGTTGATAGAGGATAAAGCTAGATGGTCGAG TTTCTGTGCTTTTTGGCTGGGAATGGACCAAAATTCTAGGTGCTGCATGTCTCGGGAGAAATCAGATTCGATTTTGAAAGTGATTGTCAAGCACTTCTTCATTGAAAAAGAGGTTACATCTACTCTGGTGATGGACTCTTTGTACAGTGGGCTTAAGGCTATTGAAGGCCATACTAAAGGCAAGAAAGGTAAGGGGAAATATTTGGATGCAGAAGAACAACTCGTTCCTATTGTTCGTTTGGATGAAGACATGTTTGTCTTGGTCGATGATGTCTTGCTATTGCTTGAGAGGGCTGCCTTGGAACCGCTGCCTCCAAAGGATGAGAAAGGTCCCCAGAACCGTACAAAG GATGGTGCTTCAGGAGAAGACTTCAACAAAGATTCCATTGTGCGTGACGAGAGGCGCCTAACTGAACTAGGTCGTCGAACAATTGAGATATTTGTCCTTGCACATATTTTCAG TAAAATTGAGGTCGCATATCAGGAAGCTGTTGCTTTAAAGAGGCAAGAGGAGCTCATCCGTGAAGAAGAGGCTTCTTGGCTGGCTGAAACTGAGCTGAAAGCTAAAAAAGCGTCTGacaaggaaaagaagtcaaagaAAAAGCAG GGTAAACAGAAAAAGAATAATCGCAAAACAAAGGATAAGGGGAGGGATGAGAAAATTTGTGTTATCGAGCAAGAGAAGGCTGAACGAGATGGGTGTATCGGTGATGGAAATGACTATGAGACTGAGGAGCCAGAGGCAGCATTGGGAAAAACAGATATACTGGAAGATGTTTCGGACATTTCTGATTCAGTTGATTGTGTCCCAGAAGCAAACCATCCTGATTTTGAGGACAGAGGCGCAAGTCCTGTCAACTGGGATACTGACACCTCTGAAATGCGTCCTTCAACAGAAACTAGCTGCAGTGGATTGAGTGGCCTTTCATCTGTACAGAATGGAATTTCAGGAAAAAGTCTTTCTGTTATGGATGATAGTTCATCAACGTGTTCTACTGACTCAGTCCCTTCAGCAGCTACGAATGCGCCTTACAGAGGGACTTCGAACCATAAAAACCAGAAATCACCCAGCAG AGTGGCTAACCACAGAAGCAAATCAACCAGTAATGCAGCTGACTGCGCTAGTGAAACGCATAGTCAGCCAGTAGATGCTCTTCCAGATGCAGGGCGGCTGAGTGATACAGCTGTAAGTTATGGGCCAACTAGATCCGAGTCTCGGGCTATTGCGCATTCGCACGAgcaggaagtggtgaagaag AAAATAGTAGTTTCACAGCAGAGAAAGCTGACAGAGGCTGATACACAGAGACCTCTCTTGGAGAAGCCACATGTCATGTCTCCTCCTAGAAGCCCTCCAAAAAGTGCAGCATCTGCCGTTCAGTCGAAGTCAGAACTAAAGGTCTCGGTCACAAGTGATCCAAATTTTGTTAAAAGATTGTCTTTGGAAAGTCCTAAGCTGACTCATAAATCGACAACGTTGGCTAATTCAGCTGAAACTGCTGTGTTGTCGAAGGCTGATCCTCATAAAGTTTTAGAACGACACGCGGCAGAGAAGCCTTCGGTGCATTCAGTATCTATTACACCTCAGAACTTCCAATCTCGTCAAGTGACTTCCTCTGCGACAACTGAAAAACCCAAATCACAAGTTCCTGCCCTGTCCAGACCCTTGAGTGCTCCTGTAGTACCTGGGCCTAGGCCTGCTACCCCTGTTGTTTCCATGGTTCCGGCATCGCCATTACTGGCCCGTTCAGTGAGTGCAGCTGGTCAATTGGGCTCTGACCCGTCACCAGCAACACACAGTTATGTTCCTCAGTCCTATCGAAATGCAATTGTGGGCAATCCTGTTTCTGGAAGTTCGGCTGGTTTTAGTCAACCCTATTCTCCAAGTCCAGTGGTTAACAGTTCACAGTCATATCCTCAATCACCTTCACTGATTTCTGGGCCGTCATTTTTACCACAAGGCTCAGAAAGAATAGAACCTAGTTGTATCAGACCAAGTTTTTCATATGGAATGATGAATCATGATACCCTCCAGAATGGACTGCAATGGGAGAGTTCCCAGAGGGACAGCAGGAGTATGTCCCGGGACCATGCTTCTATGAGAAACGAGTTTCAAAACTTTGATTTGTTCAAGCCTGTAAACAGCAGAACACATGATCATATCCCATCCGAGTTTCCAGCCTGCACGTCTGGACGCCAGTCTCAAAGTGCACTGGCCGATGAATTTCCACATCTTGATATCATCAACGACTTGCTTGATGATGAGCATGGAATTGGAAGGACTTCGATGCCCAACACAGGCTTTCATCAAAGTTATAACAATGGGTCACACCATCTGAATCGGCATTTCTCTTTCCCTGGTGATATTGGGATGCCTGCTGCTGATCTAGGTCCCTCAACAAGTTCCTGTAGATTTGAGCGAACACGAAGTTATCATGATGAAATCCAGCATAGTTTTTCCGGAGTCCCTTTTGATAGTGTTAATAGGGATATGATTCGGCAGCCTAATCCACGGTTTATAAGTGGGCAGATTGATGGTTTAGTTCCTAACCAGTGGCAAATGATGGGTTCTGATCCATCATTTCTAGGAATGAGGAATGTGGAAAATGATCCTAGTTACCCATATCACGTTCCTGACTACTCGAACGTGGCTTGTGGAGTAAATGGCTATGGAGTATATAGGCCTCCAAATGGTCTTTGA